Proteins encoded in a region of the Quercus lobata isolate SW786 chromosome 8, ValleyOak3.0 Primary Assembly, whole genome shotgun sequence genome:
- the LOC115955544 gene encoding transmembrane E3 ubiquitin-protein ligase FLY2: MVLLGFDMGIGQSSSFWRFERRGLGFVFRIVFGLWLCLVLSQPVAGLRPLRERARSWGDEWLFIRKDESELGPFSAWNITGTYRGSWKFLDSTNGSSRFPDLRKSSGNSMIELVSTPTKITGVHYVQGVIIFHDVFDNEHNVGGAQIRVEGVYIWPFRQLRMVANSGKEGELSQEDDYLLSNPYHLLGVFSSQVFQESPRDKIWRRKHSPIYQMEKHCNIEIAAQISRVSSNQNDGDRDRYHIEGLMESPAVDDDRDCFSPLLINATSVNIEVYYNKAVNYTLMVTFVSFLQVLLLIRQMEHGNTQSGAAKVSILMIGQQAIMDAYLCLLHLTAGILVESLFNAFATAAFFKFVVFSIFEMRYLLAIWKASRPMNNGEGWETMRRELSVLYSRFYGILLGGILVMYEFHNFLRPILLLLYSFWIPQIITNVVRDSRKPLHPHYILGMTVTRLAIPLYIFGCPHNFMRIEPDRSWCICLCVFIVLQASILLLQHYLGSRWFIPRQILPEKYSYYRRFDQDTNHATDCVICMTSIDFTHRSNDCMVTPCDHFFHSGCLQRWMDIKMECPTCRRPLPPA; encoded by the exons AtggttttgttgggttttgatatgGGTATTGGCCAAAGTTCAAGTTTTTGGCGGTTTGAGAGGAGGGGGTTGGGGTTTGTGTTTCGGATTGTATTTGGATTGTGGCTTTGTTTGGTGCTTTCGCAGCCGGTGGCGGGTCTGAGACCATTGCGGGAGAGAGCTCGTTCATGGGGAGATGAG tGGCTATTTATAAGAAAAGATGAAAGTGAGTTGGGTCCATTTTCTGCATGGAACATAACAGGAACTTACAGAG GGAGTTGGAAATTTCTAGATTCCACAAATGGCTCTTCCAGGTTTCCAGATTTGAGGAAATCCTCAGGCAATTCAATGATTGAATTAGTTAGTACACCAACAAAAATAACCGGTGTACATTATGTTCAG GGGGTAATTATTTTCCATGATGTGTTTGACAATGAACACAATGTTGGGGGTGCTCAAATCAGGGTGGAAGGTGTATATATATGGCCTTTTAGACAACTTCGAATGGTAGCTAACAG TGGAAAAGAGGGAGAGCTGAGTCAGGAAGATGATTATCTTTTATCTAATCCATATCATTTG CTAGGAGTTTTCTCATCCCAGGTGTTCCAAGAATCTCCACGGGATAAGATATGGAGAAGAAAACATT CACCAATTTATCAAATGGAGAAGCATTGTAATATTGAAATTGCAGCTCAAATTTCACGCGTTTCATCGAACCAAAATG ATGGGGATCGTGATCGTTATCATATAGAAGGATTAATGGAAAGTCCTGCAGTGGATGATGATAGGGATTGCTTCTCACCCTTACTGATAAATGCTACATCTGTCAACATTGAGGTCTACTATAACAAGGCAGTGAACTACACCTTGATGGTCACCTTT GTCTCTTTCCTTCAAGTTCTTCTACTAATTCGGCAGATGGAACATGGCAACACTCAATCT GGAGCTGCCAAAGTTTCAATTTTAATGATTGGCCAACAAGCTATCATGGATGCTTATCTTTGCCTTCTCCATCTGACAGCCGGAATACTTGTTG AATCCTTATTCAATGCTTTTGCAACTGCTGCCTTTTTCAAGTTTGTGGTCTTCTCAATTTTTGAGATGAGATATCTTCTTGCAATATGGAAGGCAAGTAGGCCTATGAATAATGGTGAAGGTTGGGAGACAATGAGGCGTGAGCTTTCAGTTCTATATAGTCGTTTTT ATGGGATCCTTTTGGGAGGCATTCTGGTCATGTATGAGTTCCATAATTTTCTGAGACCTATTCTTCTCCTTTTGTACTCTTTTTGGATACCTCAAATAATCACCAATGTTGTTCGTGACTCGAGAAAACCTTTGCATCCTCATTACATCTTAGGCATGACTGTTACTCGGCTAGCAAttccattatatatatttggctGCCCTCACAACTTCATGCGCATTGAACCTGACAGGAGTTGGTGTATTTGTTTGTGTGTATTTATTGTACTCCAAGCATCTATTCTTCTTCTCCAGCACTACCTTGGTTCTCGTTGGTTCATTCCTCGCCAG ATTCTGCCTGAGAAATATAGCTACTATAGAAGGTTTGATCAAGATACAAATCATGCTACTGATTGTGTCATTTGCATGACTTCCATCGATTTTACACATCGATCTAATGACTGCATG GTGACACCGTGTGATCATTTTTTCCACTCTGGTTGTTTACAAAGATGGATGGATATAAAGATGGAGTGCCCAACTTGCCGGCGTCCGCTACCACCAGCATAA
- the LOC115955546 gene encoding pollen-specific leucine-rich repeat extensin-like protein 1 has product MASSLVSFLTTRAIVLLLVNISFSFNNLAAKHRHHATHHHRFHSHSPTSNLRLHQAYIALQAWKKTIYSDPKNFTTNWVGPSVCSYTGVFCAPALDDPEIRVVAGIDLNSGDIAGFLPNEIGLLSDLALIHLNSNRFCGIIPETLANLTLLYELDLSNNRFVGPFPSVVLPLPTLRFLDIRFNEFEGPLPPELFNKELDAIFVNSNRFTKMIPPNFGISTASVVVFANNRFGGCIPPSISNFANSLEELVLINTSLTGCLPQELGYLYKLRVLDVSSNSIVGPIPYSLAGLAHLELLNLGHNMLSGIVSEGVCLLPSLKNLTFSYNFFCEEQGICQNLTSRKGLKYDDRQNCFPEKPLQRSAKECNATLEHPVDCFEHPCTGAGGGGAKTAFGTAYIPAAAPAIVPVSSPFIPPSYT; this is encoded by the coding sequence ATGGCTTCATCTCTGGTTTCTTTCTTGACCACCCGAGCCATAGTCCTCTTACTTGTGAACATATCTTTCTCATTCAACAATCTGGCAGCAAAACATAGACACCATGCCACTCATCACCACCGTTTTCATAGCCACTCCCCTACATCAAACCTAAGACTCCACCAAGCCTATATTGCCCTCCAGGCATGGAAAAAAACAATCTACTCTGACCCAAAGAACTTCACTACCAACTGGGTTGGTCCTTCTGTGTGTAGCTACACAGGCGTGTTCTGTGCACCAGCTCTTGATGACCCCGAGATAAGAGTTGTTGCTGGCATTGACCTCAACTCTGGTGACATAGCTGGGTTCCTCCCTAATGAAATAGGCCTACTCTCTGACCTTGCACTTATCCATCTAAACAGCAACCGCTTTTGTGGCATCATTCCAGAAACTTTAGCCAACCTTACACTTCTCTATGAGCTTGATCTCAGTAACAACAGATTTGTAGGTCCTTTCCCTTCTGTTGTGCTCCCTCTTCCCACTCTACGCTTTCTTGATATCCGCTTCAATGAATTTGAAGGGCCACTGCCTCCTGAGCTTTTCAACAAAGAACTTGATGCAATATTTGTTAACAGCAACCGTTTCACCAAAATGATTCCACCAAATTTTGGTATAAGCACAGCCTCAGTGGTGGTGTTTGCTAACAACCGGTTCGGGGGCTGCATTCCACCGTCTATATCCAACTTTGCCAACTCTCTAGAGGAACTTGTTTTAATCAATACCAGTTTGACAGGGTGTTTGCCACAAGAGCTGGGATATCTCTACAAATTGAGGGTGTTGGATGTGAGCTCTAACAGTATAGTTGGTCCTATACCATACAGCCTGGCAGGTTTAGCTCACTTGGAGCTACTAAATCTTGGGCATAATATGCTAAGTGGGATTGTATCAGAGGGAGTGTGTCTTCTGCCCAGCTTGAAAAACTTAACATTCTCATATAACTTCTTTTGTGAGGAGCAGGGAATATGCCAGAATTTGACATCAAGAAAAGGCTTAAAGTATGATGATCGTCAAAATTGTTTTCCAGAGAAACCATTGCAGAGAAGTGCGAAGGAATGCAATGCCACTCTTGAGCACCCTGTTGACTGCTTCGAGCATCCCTGTACTGGTGCTGGAGGAGGTGGTGCTAAAACTGCTTTTGGAACTGCTTATATTCCTGCTGCGGCACCAGCAATAGTGCCAGTGTCCTCGCCTTTTATCCCTCCAAGTTACACATAA
- the LOC115956857 gene encoding uncharacterized protein LOC115956857, which translates to MWKQRSRALWLHEGDSNTRYFHSKASHRFRRNRIEVLENHRGEKCEDENGIANILVDFYQSLFASSLPDQIEEALVATPTVVSEEMNQALVAPFEREEVELALKQMDPLKAPGPDGMPPLFFQHFWPAIGDDVVEAVLTCLNSGSIPSSINRTFITLIPKVKSPVRVSDYRPIALCNTLYKLISKVLANRLKTILPCVISDTQSAFQSSKAISDNILVAFETLHHMKNQKSKKGCFMALKLDMSKAYDRVEWVYLVKIMERLGFCEKWVSLVYECISSVSYSILVNGESRGDIRPSRGLRQEDPLSPYLFLLCSKGLNRMLQRAAAEDGIRGFSLCRRGPKISHLFFADDSLLFCRASLEDLQVIQNILSLYEKASGQKLNREKTIIFFSKAVHGDTKNQLSNFLQVPEVKEYEKYLGLPAVVGRNKTESLNYIKERVWSKLQGWKEKLLSQAGREILLKAVVQAIPTFAMSCFKLLVWRLLKDHNSLFFRVFKAKYFPNGSIFEAHSAGGSYAWQSILKARRVISMGMQWRIGDGKSINVYNDSWLPGKGSKKILSPKSGALEGARVAALINPNTRTWDQNVLQQHFLSFEVSRIQAISLCWTDQDDCLIWPGCKDGNYSVKTGYQLLCESATLGDASSSDSSKQSLFWKRVWKLQIPNKIKVFLWRVCSNALPTLENLKRRKILDDAKFKACLAAEEDTLHAIWSCEKLQHIWFPCFSWVQTEHPQIPDVQELISWVGQWIDKLELFAVVAWFIWNHRNRLRLNEKGLASDRILQAAMAYLTEFQAKLPKVAPKPSKGHVRWCPPMGDRFKTNYDGAVFSESGEAGLGVVFRNAKGEVIAALAEKILYPGSVEVLEALAVRRAVNFIVELGIAGSEFEGDSEVVCRALRSTGSGHSSIGQIQGKPSVYFLVVPIQRECFFFMGVPSSEAVVCFQEALRAELEEEDGMGVGVGVVEMRGNEVRVSDKGYPFCGDVGASLDGFDR; encoded by the exons atgtggAAACAACGATCCCGAGCTTTGTGGCTGCATGAAGGTGATAGCAATACTCGTTACTTCCATAGTAAAGCATCCCATAGGTTTAGGAGAAACAGAATTGAGGTGTTGGAAAATCATAGGGGGGAAAAATGTGAGGATGAAAATGGGATTGCAAatattttggtagatttttaCCAAAGTCTCTTTGCATCTTCCTTACCAGATCAGATTGAGGAAGCCTTAGTAGCCACTCCTACGGTGGTATCAGAAGAGATGAATCAGGCACTTGTAGCACCTTTTGAAAGAGAGGAAGTGGAATTGGCGCTGAAGCAAATGGATCCCCTAAAAGCACCCGGACCGGATGGCATGCCACCTCTTTTTTTCCAGCACTTTTGGCCAGCCATTGGAGATGATGTGGTGGAGGCCGTACTTACTTGCCTCAATTCGGGCTCTATACCTTCCTCAATAAACCGAACCTTCATCACTCTCATTCCAAAGGTCAAAAGTCCGGTAAGAGTCTCTGACTACCGCCCTATTGCTCTATGTAACACTCTTTATAAGCTTATTTCTAAGGTACTAGCAAATAGACTCAAGACTATATTACCATGTGTTATATCTGATACTCAAAGTGCTTTTCAATCTAGCAAAGCAATATCTGATAATATCCTGGTAGCCTTTGAGACTTTGCACCATATGAAGAACCAAAAATCGAAGAAGGGGTGTTTTATGGCTTTGAAACTAGATATGAGTAAGGCGTACGACCGGGTGGAGTGGGTGTATCTGGTAAAAATAATGGAGAGATTGGGTTTTTGTGAAAAGTGGGTGTCCCTTGTCTATGAATGTATTAGCTCTGTCTCATACTCTATCTTGGTAAATGGTGAATCAAGGGGTGATATTAGACCTTCAAGAGGTCTAAGGCAGGAAGACCCTTTGTCCCCCTACTTGTTCTTATTATGTTCGAAAGGTTTGAATAGAATGCTTCAAAGGGCAGCAGCGGAGGATGGTATTAGGGGCTTCTCTTTATGCAGGAGGGGACcaaaaatttctcatttattttttgctgatgatagcCTGTTATTTTGTAGAGCCTCTTTGGAAGATTTACAGGTTATTCAAAATATTCTATCATTGTATGAGAAAGCCTCAGGCCAAAAGTTAAACCGTGAGAAGACAATCATTTTCTTCAGCAAGGCAGTTCATGGAGACACAAAGAATCAACTCTCAAACTTTCTACAGGTACCCGAGGttaaagaatatgaaaaatatcTTGGATTACCAGCGGTGGTGGGCAGAAATAAGACGGAAAGCCTTAATTATATAAAGGAAAGAGTTTGGAGCAAACTCCAAGGGTGGAAAGAGAAGTTGTTGTCCCAAGCGGGTAGAGAGATTTTGCTCAAAGCCGTGGTGCAAGCAATTCCCACCTTTGCTATGAGCTGCTTCAAATTACTT GTGTGGAGACTGCTTAAGGATCATAACTCCCTATTCTTTCGTGTATTCAAAGCAAAGTACTTCCCAAATGGTTCAATTTTTGAAGCCCATTCAGCTGGGGGTTCATATGCCTGGCAGAGCATTCTCAAAGCCAGAAGGGTGATTTCGATGGGGATGCAATGGAGGATTGGGGATGGCAAAAGTATAAATGTTTACAATGATAGCTGGCTGCCTGGGAAGGGATCgaaaaaaattctttctccAAAGTCGGGTGCGCTGGAAGGTGCACGGGTTGCTGCCCTCATAAATCCTAATACAAGGACCTGGGATCAAAATGTGTTACAGCAACATTTCTTGAGCTTCGAGGTTAGCCGTATCCAAGCCATCTCACTGTGCTGGACTGACCAAGATGATTGTTTAATTTGGCCGGGGTGCAAGGACGGTAATTACTCAGTTAAAACAGGATACCAGCTCCTGTGTGAATCTGCAACTTTGGGTGATGCATCAAGCTCGGATAGTTCGAAGCAAAGCCTCTTCTGGAAACGTGTATGGAAGTTACAaatcccaaataaaataaaagtgttCCTTTGGCGGGTGTGTTCAAATGCATTGCCAACCTTGGAAAACTTGAAGCGGAGAAAGATATTGGATGATGCAAAATTCAAGGCATGTCTTGCGGCTGAGGAAGATACTCTCCACGCTATCTGGAGTTGCGAGAAGCTTCAACATATTTGGTTCCCCTGTTTCAGCTGGGTCCAAACAGAGCATCCGCAAATTCCAGATGTACAGGAGCTTATTTCTTGGGTCGGACAATGGATTGACAAGCTGGAACTTTTTGCGGTCGTGGCGTGGTTTATATGGAATCACAGGAACAGGCTGCGCTTGAATGAGAAGGGCTTAGCTTCGGACAGAATTTTACAAGCAGCTATGGCATATCTTACGGAGTTTCAAGCAAAGCTTCCCAAGGTAGCCCCAAAACCATCTAAGGGTCATGTACGTTGGTGTCCTCCTATGGGTGATCGGTTCAAGACAAATTATGATGGGGCTGTGTTCTCTGAATCGGGGGAGGCTGGTTTAGGGGTGGTGTTTCGGAATGCAAAGGGTGAGGTCATCGCTGCTCTTGCCGAGAAGATTCTGTACCCGGGCTCGGTGGAAGTGCTGGAAGCTTTGGCTGTGAGAAGGGCTGTAAACTTCATTGTAGAACTGGGCATTGCAGGTTCGGAATTTGAGGGAGACTCGGAAGTAGTGTGCAGAGCTTTGAGGTCTACAGGGTCAGGCCACTCATCCATCGGCCAGATT CAAGGAAAACCTAGTGTGTACTTCTTGGTTGTCCCAATCCAACGTGAATGCTTCTTTTTCATGGGTGTCCCTTCTTCTGAGGCTGTAGTTTGCTTTCAAGAAGCTCTGAGAGCAGAACTTGAAGAGGAGGATGGGATGGGTGTGGGTGTTGGAgtggttgagatgagaggaaaTGAAGTTAGGGTCTCGGATAAGGGATATCCATTTTGTGGAGACGTAGGTGCAAGTTTGGATGGATTTGATAGGTAG
- the LOC115955583 gene encoding ADP,ATP carrier protein 3, mitochondrial: MADGSQHLSVFQKIHGQSYLVSRLSPNMHPMNYSASSAYVNGGLLSSLQPASQATGLAQFSPLSPVFVQAPSEKGVKGFLVDFLMGGVSAAVSKTAAAPIERVKLLIQNQDEMIKAGRLSEPYKGIGDCFGRTVREEGVLALWRGNTANVIRYFPTQALNFAFKDYFKSLFNFKKDKDGYWKWFAGNLASGGAAGASSLLFVYSLDFARTRLANDAKAAKKGGERQFNGLVDVYKKTIKSDGVAGLYRGFNISCVGIIVYRGLYFGMYDSLKPVVLVGGLQDSFLASFLLGWGITIGAGLASYPIDTVRRRMMMTSGEAVKYKSSLDAFNQILQKEGAKSLFKGAGANILRAVAGAGVLAGYDKLQLIVLGKKYGSGGG, translated from the exons ATGGCGGATGGATCACAACATCTGTCAGTATTTCAGAAGATACACGGGCAATCTTACCTTGTTTCTAGGCTTTCCCCCAATATGCACCCCATGAATTATAGTGCAAGTAGTGCTTATGTCAATGGTGGTTTGCTGAGTTCCCTGCAGCCAGCATCCCAGGCTACCGGCTTGGCACAATTTTCACCTCTGTCTCCTGTGTTTGTACAAGCTCCATCCGAGAAAGGTGTTAAGGGTTTTCTTGTGGATTTTCTCATGGGAGGAGTTTCTGCTGCTGTTTCCAAGACAGCAGCCGCTCCAATTGAACGTGTTAAGCTCCTAATTCAAAATCAGGATGAGATGATCAAGGCTGGTCGATTGAGTGAACCATACAAGGGAATTGGTGACTGCTTTGGGCGAACTGTTAGGGAAGAAGGTGTCCTTGCTCTTTGGAGAGGAAACACTGCTAATGTTATTAGATACTTCCCCACCCAG GCCTTGAATTTTGCTTTCAAGGACTACTTCAAGAGCCTTTTCAACTTCAAGAAAGACAAAGATGGGTACTGGAAGTGGTTTGCTGGTAACTTGGCATCAGGTGGTGCTGCTGGTGCTTCATCTCTTCTATTTGTCTATTCCCTAGACTTTGCCCGAACACGTTTGGCTAACGATGCAAAGGCTGCAAAAAAGGGTGGTGAGAGGCAGTTTAATGGTTTGGTCGATGTTTACAAGAAAACCATCAAATCTGATGGTGTTGCTGGGCTTTATCGTGGATTCAACATCTCATGTGTTGGAATCATAGTTTACCGTGGTCTCTATTTTGGAATGTATGATTCTCTGAAGCCTGTGGTTCTTGTTGGTGGGTTGCAG GATAGTTTTCTTGCTAGTTTCTTGCTGGGATGGGGAATCACAATAGGTGCCGGACTGGCTTCTTATCCCATTGATACAGTACGTAGAAGGATGATGATGACCTCTGGAGAAGCTGTTAAATATAAGAGCTCTTTGGATGCCTTTAATCAAATTCTCCAGAAAGAGGGTGCTAAATCACTCTTCAAGGGTGCTGGTGCAAACATTTTGCGTGCCGTTGCAGGTGCTGGTGTGCTTGCAGGTTACGACAAGTTGCAGCTCATAGTGCTCGGCAAGAAatatggatctggtggtggttAA